The proteins below are encoded in one region of Maribacter aestuarii:
- a CDS encoding L-threonylcarbamoyladenylate synthase — MEKIDFSTELNKCLEVLHSGGLILYPTDTVWGIGCDATNEEAVRKVYRLKERNDSKALICLVANDAMLEKHVEKVPDLAYDIMDLSTKPTTIIYDNPKGIAKNLVASDQTLAVRVASDKFCRYLINKFKKPIVSTSANKAGGTTPRSFKEIDKAILSGVDYVVNLHRETITSNPSSIIRLGNDGTVQVIRE, encoded by the coding sequence ATGGAAAAAATTGATTTTTCGACTGAATTAAACAAGTGCTTAGAGGTACTCCACAGTGGGGGCCTTATCCTCTATCCTACGGATACCGTTTGGGGCATTGGCTGTGATGCTACCAATGAGGAGGCGGTCAGGAAGGTTTACAGACTAAAAGAGCGCAATGATAGCAAGGCTTTAATTTGCCTGGTTGCAAACGATGCAATGCTAGAGAAACATGTTGAAAAGGTACCTGATTTAGCTTATGACATCATGGATTTATCCACAAAACCTACGACCATTATCTATGACAATCCCAAGGGAATAGCAAAAAACCTGGTAGCTTCTGATCAAACACTTGCCGTTCGGGTCGCCTCGGACAAATTTTGCAGATACCTTATAAATAAATTCAAGAAGCCAATTGTGTCTACCTCTGCAAATAAAGCTGGCGGAACAACGCCAAGAAGTTTCAAAGAAATAGACAAAGCCATTTTATCAGGTGTGGACTATGTGGTAAATTTGCATCGGGAAACTATTACTTCGAACCCCTCGTCCATTATCCGTTTAGGGAATGATGGGACGGTCCAAGTAATAAGGGAATAA
- a CDS encoding glycosyltransferase family 2 protein: MEGTQDKISALIITYNEIGYIDKCLESVSFADEILVVDSFSTDGTYEYLTDHPKVRVIQNPFENFTAQKSFALKNAKNDWILFLDADEIVSEGLKNEIQSTVAEGTDVAAFWFYRQFMFQNEKLRFSGWQTDKNYRLFRKSKAKFSDSKIVHETLDVNGKSGIFKEKLVHYCYKNYEDYKEKMLKYGRLKAIESFYTEKQFNYFLMVLKPTWKFFNHYILRLGILDGKKGFIICYLNALGVLERFKELKRLEKKNQLAYYLVMP, encoded by the coding sequence ATGGAAGGTACACAAGATAAAATAAGCGCCTTGATTATAACCTATAACGAAATAGGTTACATAGATAAGTGTCTGGAATCTGTATCTTTTGCCGATGAAATCTTGGTAGTTGATTCCTTTAGTACTGACGGTACGTATGAGTACCTAACCGACCATCCCAAAGTAAGGGTCATTCAAAATCCGTTTGAGAACTTTACAGCACAGAAATCGTTCGCTTTAAAAAATGCGAAGAATGATTGGATATTGTTCTTGGATGCCGATGAAATTGTGTCAGAGGGATTAAAGAACGAAATACAAAGTACTGTAGCTGAAGGGACCGACGTAGCCGCTTTTTGGTTTTATCGTCAATTCATGTTTCAAAATGAAAAATTGAGGTTCAGCGGTTGGCAAACTGATAAGAACTATAGGCTTTTTAGAAAAAGTAAGGCAAAATTCTCCGATAGTAAGATTGTGCATGAAACCTTGGATGTTAACGGCAAGTCCGGCATTTTCAAGGAAAAATTGGTTCACTATTGCTATAAAAATTACGAAGATTACAAGGAGAAGATGTTGAAGTATGGAAGACTAAAAGCTATCGAGTCCTTCTATACCGAAAAGCAGTTCAACTATTTCTTAATGGTACTTAAGCCCACTTGGAAATTTTTCAACCACTATATACTTAGACTTGGCATATTAGATGGTAAGAAAGGTTTTATCATCTGTTATTTAAACGCCCTTGGTGTACTGGAAAGGTTCAAAGAACTTAAACGCCTAGAGAAGAAAAATCAGCTAGCTTACTATTTGGTTATGCCGTAG
- a CDS encoding 2,3,4,5-tetrahydropyridine-2,6-dicarboxylate N-succinyltransferase, with protein MNDLKQIIEKAWEERAMLKEAKTQEAIREVIDLIDAGKLRCAEPTADGWQINEWVKKGVVLYFPIQKMETLEAGIFEYHDKMPLKRGYAEKGIRVVPNAVARHGAYISPGTILMPSYVNIGAYVDKGTMVDTWATVGSCAQIGKNVHLSGGVGIGGVLEPLQAAPVIIEDNAFIGSRCIVVEGVRVEKEAVLGANVVLTASTKIIDVTGSSPVEIKGRVPARSVVIPGSYTKKFPAGDFQVPCALIIGTRKESTNKKTSLNDALREYGVSA; from the coding sequence ATGAACGATTTAAAGCAGATAATAGAAAAAGCATGGGAAGAAAGGGCCATGTTGAAGGAAGCGAAAACTCAAGAAGCCATACGGGAAGTCATTGACCTGATTGATGCCGGGAAACTGCGCTGCGCAGAACCTACTGCAGATGGATGGCAAATTAACGAGTGGGTTAAGAAAGGTGTAGTACTCTATTTCCCCATTCAGAAAATGGAAACCTTAGAAGCGGGAATCTTTGAATACCATGATAAAATGCCCTTAAAAAGAGGGTATGCCGAAAAGGGAATCAGGGTCGTGCCTAACGCCGTGGCAAGGCATGGGGCTTACATCTCGCCCGGCACCATACTCATGCCGAGCTACGTAAATATTGGAGCTTATGTAGATAAAGGTACTATGGTGGATACTTGGGCTACCGTGGGGAGTTGTGCACAGATTGGGAAGAATGTCCACCTTAGTGGGGGTGTTGGTATTGGAGGAGTTTTAGAGCCGCTACAAGCTGCGCCGGTAATTATAGAGGATAATGCATTTATAGGGTCTCGATGCATTGTTGTAGAAGGTGTTAGGGTAGAAAAAGAGGCCGTATTAGGTGCAAACGTTGTTTTGACAGCCTCAACAAAAATTATTGACGTAACCGGTTCCAGTCCCGTTGAAATTAAAGGTAGGGTTCCCGCCCGTTCAGTTGTTATACCAGGGAGTTACACCAAAAAATTTCCCGCTGGAGATTTTCAAGTGCCATGTGCTCTGATTATAGGTACAAGAAAGGAAAGCACCAATAAAAAAACATCTTTGAACGATGCACTCAGGGAATACGGTGTCTCCGCATAA
- a CDS encoding DUF1919 domain-containing protein — protein MFKRPEIFIKRKIRHFFDSYYQKADRSALKNKNFVLISRNCWGGQAYQWLGKPYNTPFVGLFLFGPCYMKLLRDFDTYMKMELVFCETSKYPEAYNDYPIGLLGDVEIHFQHYQNNEEANEKWVRRRERMLAHENKDNYFFTICDRRRVSQEDIQEFHQMDFKHKLSFSFDKIPGLSNLEHIKFIKDPTKKKGTPPNGKKRFKLTFLYFDLVQWLNSGNVLRTRFKE, from the coding sequence ATGTTCAAAAGACCCGAAATTTTTATCAAACGTAAAATCCGACATTTTTTTGATTCGTATTACCAAAAAGCAGATAGGTCCGCGTTAAAGAATAAGAACTTTGTATTGATTAGTAGAAATTGCTGGGGAGGACAAGCCTATCAATGGTTGGGAAAACCCTACAATACGCCCTTTGTTGGTCTGTTTTTGTTCGGCCCCTGTTATATGAAATTGTTGAGAGATTTTGATACCTATATGAAAATGGAACTGGTTTTTTGTGAGACTTCCAAATATCCTGAAGCATATAACGATTATCCCATAGGACTATTAGGTGATGTGGAGATTCACTTTCAACACTACCAGAATAATGAAGAGGCCAATGAAAAGTGGGTCAGAAGAAGGGAGCGAATGTTGGCCCATGAGAATAAGGACAATTACTTTTTTACCATCTGTGATAGGCGAAGAGTCTCGCAGGAGGATATCCAAGAGTTCCATCAAATGGATTTTAAGCATAAACTATCTTTTTCTTTTGATAAAATTCCAGGGCTTTCCAATTTAGAACATATAAAATTTATAAAGGACCCAACTAAGAAAAAAGGAACTCCGCCGAACGGAAAGAAGAGATTTAAACTTACATTTTTGTATTTTGACCTCGTTCAGTGGCTCAATTCTGGAAATGTACTTAGAACAAGATTTAAAGAATAA
- the def gene encoding peptide deformylase — protein MILPIIAYGDPVLRKIGQEIDKDYPNLKDLVANMWETMYNANGVGLAAPQIGLPIRLFIVDTTPFADDEDLTLDEKKELEGFKQVFINAHVEEETGEQWAFNEGCLSIPDVREDVSRKDTIKITYQDENFKKHTKTFDGLLARVIQHEYDHIEGVLFTDKLSSLKKRLIKGRLANISKGKIDVDYRMRFPGLKKGR, from the coding sequence ATGATTTTACCGATTATAGCTTATGGTGATCCTGTATTACGCAAAATAGGACAGGAAATTGACAAGGATTATCCAAACCTAAAGGATTTGGTTGCTAATATGTGGGAAACTATGTACAACGCGAACGGGGTTGGTCTTGCCGCACCGCAAATTGGACTGCCTATTCGTTTATTTATTGTGGATACCACTCCTTTTGCGGATGATGAGGATTTAACGTTAGATGAAAAAAAGGAATTGGAGGGATTTAAACAAGTCTTTATCAATGCCCACGTAGAGGAGGAAACCGGTGAGCAATGGGCATTTAATGAAGGTTGTTTAAGTATTCCGGATGTCCGCGAGGATGTAAGCAGAAAGGACACTATTAAAATCACCTATCAGGACGAGAACTTTAAAAAGCACACCAAGACTTTTGATGGCTTATTGGCACGGGTTATCCAGCACGAGTATGATCACATTGAAGGTGTTCTGTTTACGGATAAACTTTCGTCCTTAAAAAAACGCTTGATAAAGGGAAGACTGGCCAACATTTCAAAAGGAAAAATCGATGTGGATTATAGGATGCGCTTTCCCGGCCTAAAAAAAGGACGTTAA
- a CDS encoding DUF5606 family protein, with amino-acid sequence MGLEKILSVAGKPGLYKLITQTRTGFVAESLLDGKKISVGLRSNVSVLSEIAIYTLEEELPLRQVFLKIQKKENGGKTSVNHKDEKIKLEEYFFEVLPNYDEDRVYASDIKKIIQWYNILVDKEITDFSDISPEATEAEASEEE; translated from the coding sequence ATGGGGTTGGAAAAAATACTTTCCGTTGCAGGAAAACCAGGATTATACAAATTAATTACACAGACAAGGACAGGATTTGTGGCCGAATCCTTATTGGACGGCAAAAAAATAAGTGTCGGCTTAAGGAGTAACGTAAGTGTACTGTCAGAAATTGCTATTTACACGTTGGAGGAAGAACTGCCACTGCGCCAGGTTTTTCTAAAAATACAGAAGAAGGAAAATGGAGGGAAGACTTCCGTAAATCATAAGGATGAGAAGATAAAATTGGAAGAGTATTTTTTTGAGGTTCTCCCCAATTACGACGAGGACAGGGTATATGCGAGTGACATAAAGAAAATCATTCAATGGTATAATATATTGGTCGATAAAGAAATAACCGATTTTTCAGATATCAGCCCTGAAGCGACTGAAGCAGAAGCCTCGGAAGAGGAATAG
- the ruvX gene encoding Holliday junction resolvase RuvX, translating to MGRILAIDYGAKRIGIAVTDELQLIASGLTTIPTPEIFDFLTGYLKEEKVSTIVVGEPKQMDNTPSESEALIKPFLEKIVQQFPDVKILRHDERFTSKMAFQTMLDSGLKKKQRRNKALVDEISATIILQSFMERI from the coding sequence GTGGGGAGGATTCTGGCAATAGATTATGGGGCAAAACGCATTGGAATTGCTGTTACGGACGAGTTGCAACTAATCGCATCAGGTCTAACGACCATACCTACTCCAGAAATCTTTGACTTTTTAACCGGTTATTTGAAAGAAGAAAAGGTATCTACCATAGTCGTTGGAGAACCTAAACAAATGGACAATACACCGTCGGAGTCAGAAGCCCTAATAAAGCCTTTTTTGGAAAAAATAGTACAGCAATTTCCAGACGTGAAGATTTTAAGACATGATGAACGTTTTACTTCTAAAATGGCCTTTCAGACGATGCTGGATTCAGGTCTAAAGAAGAAACAACGAAGGAACAAGGCTTTGGTAGACGAGATTAGCGCAACAATTATTCTTCAATCATTTATGGAAAGGATTTAG
- a CDS encoding glycosyltransferase family 2 protein, with product MSNTVEVPKISVIVSTYNAEEWLKKVLWGFNQQIFKSFEVVIADDGSRDSTRLLIEEMAKEVDYEIVHVWQEDDGFQKSRILNKAVKACRASYIIMTDGDCIPREDFVQVHYINKEKGYFISGGYYMLPMNISKAITLEDIEKQNCFNINWLKEMGIPQTFKNNKLTANGLISKLLNWITPTNASWNGHNSSGWKKDILNVNGFDERMQYGGQDRELGERLFNFGIKSKQLRYSAVCVHLDHKRGYKTPESIAKNVGIRKKTKREKRVWTHYGITK from the coding sequence ATGAGCAACACCGTTGAGGTTCCAAAAATAAGCGTGATTGTAAGCACCTATAATGCCGAGGAGTGGCTGAAAAAGGTGCTGTGGGGATTTAATCAGCAAATATTCAAAAGTTTCGAGGTCGTAATAGCGGACGATGGTTCTAGGGATTCTACACGATTGCTGATAGAAGAAATGGCCAAGGAAGTCGATTACGAAATTGTTCATGTTTGGCAGGAGGATGACGGTTTTCAGAAGTCCAGAATTTTGAACAAAGCCGTAAAGGCTTGTAGGGCATCCTATATCATCATGACCGATGGCGACTGTATACCCCGAGAGGATTTTGTTCAGGTACATTATATAAACAAGGAGAAGGGTTATTTTATTTCCGGGGGATATTATATGCTTCCTATGAACATATCAAAAGCCATCACCTTGGAGGACATTGAGAAACAAAACTGCTTTAATATCAACTGGTTGAAAGAAATGGGTATTCCTCAGACATTTAAAAACAACAAGTTGACAGCAAACGGACTCATTTCCAAATTACTCAATTGGATTACGCCTACCAATGCTAGTTGGAACGGTCATAATTCGTCCGGTTGGAAAAAGGATATACTAAACGTTAATGGCTTTGACGAACGTATGCAATATGGAGGTCAGGATAGAGAACTCGGTGAAAGGCTTTTTAACTTTGGAATAAAATCCAAACAGCTAAGATATAGTGCCGTATGTGTGCACCTGGATCATAAAAGAGGGTACAAGACGCCCGAATCCATTGCTAAAAATGTTGGGATACGTAAAAAAACCAAGCGTGAAAAACGCGTTTGGACACACTACGGCATAACCAAATAG